Proteins encoded in a region of the Mucilaginibacter sabulilitoris genome:
- a CDS encoding carbohydrate-binding family 9-like protein — protein MKFLSIPFVPEENYAHEKLPQHVIGHEPWNLEQNLSCTAAFSISHFDEGINLKFSVTEPFLRVKKRKINGEVHRDNCVEFFIAFDQESYYYNFEFNCLGSVKAAYGKNRLHRKFLPAELLKGIENNMAICMDNLSGGKAIRWEISIVLPVTVFHYHHKKTLSGEECSVNFAKCGDSLPKPHFLSWVEILSDKPDFHQPQFFGRVKFESNPVLTLA, from the coding sequence ATGAAGTTTCTGAGCATTCCCTTTGTTCCGGAGGAAAACTACGCGCACGAGAAATTACCCCAGCATGTTATCGGCCATGAACCATGGAACCTTGAACAAAACCTGTCATGCACGGCGGCGTTTTCCATTTCGCATTTTGATGAAGGGATCAACCTGAAATTTTCGGTAACGGAACCATTCCTCCGGGTAAAGAAAAGAAAGATCAACGGCGAAGTTCACCGGGATAATTGTGTTGAGTTTTTCATCGCGTTTGATCAGGAAAGCTATTACTACAATTTTGAGTTCAACTGCCTCGGGTCGGTAAAGGCGGCTTACGGAAAAAATCGGCTACACCGTAAATTTTTACCCGCAGAACTTTTAAAAGGTATTGAAAATAATATGGCCATTTGTATGGATAACCTGTCGGGCGGCAAGGCTATCAGATGGGAAATCTCGATTGTTTTGCCTGTAACGGTGTTTCATTACCATCATAAAAAAACGCTGAGCGGCGAGGAATGTTCCGTGAACTTTGCAAAGTGTGGCGATAGTTTGCCTAAGCCGCATTTTTTAAGCTGGGTTGAAATTTTATCTGATAAACCCGATTTTCACCAGCCGCAGTTTTTTGGCCGTGTCAAATTTGAATCAAACCCTGTTTTAACCTTAGCCTGA